GCGCGCAGCCGTTCGACCGCGAGTTGCGCAAGCCGTCCCGCCGTGGTCGAGTCGACGCCGCCGCTGATACCGAGTACGTAGGTCTTCAGGCCGCTGCCGCGCAGATAGTTCGCCAGAAAAGCGACCCGGCGCTCGATCTCCCGCACGGCGTCGAACTCGGTGCCCATGTGCATTTCCGCGGCGATGCCGGCTTGACGTGCGACTGGATCCTGTTGCGTCATGATGCTTTGCTGCTCCCTCGCGCGATTGCGCAATGTTGAAGCTTTGGCGCTTGCGCGCCGGAGAAAGTGGCTGGCGGGTCGGCTCGCGAGACAGGATCGACAGATCGCAATGCGCTAAGTAACATTCTCGTTCCGAGCGCCGCATGAGCCGGCGAGCTGTCAATAATAATCAGGTTTGCTCAAACACGCGATGAACTACTCCAATCGGCCTGGCCAGCCTGTTTCCGATCGCTTGACCTCTGTATCGATGGAGCGTCGGCACGAAGTAATAGAAGTGATGGGTATGCCGGTTTTCTTTTCCGTTTCGCGCGCGAGTTGCGCGGGTCGTTCTTTCCGTCGTTTGACACGCGCGTTGGGGGCTGGGTTGTGTGCGCTGTCGTGTAGCGTGGCGTTGGCGGCTTCTGCGGGGGCTTCCGCGGAGGTGTCTGTCGCGCCATCTAAGTCGGATGGGCCTTCTGCATCGGCGCCGGCGTCGGCATCCACCGTCGCCACACCCGACGCAGCCGGCGTGGTCGACCCGCATCGCGCATTATTGCTGCGTGACATGTTCACGAAAGACGTCACGCGCCGGTTAAAAGTACCGGCCACGGAACAGCGCGCCTACGCCGAGCGTCTGCAAACGACGCTCGCCGAACACGCACTGGGCAATCTATCGGGCCAATACGTCGTGATGGTCGATCGCAGCGCCAACGTGCAGGCGTTGTTCATCTACTTTCGCGCCGCGCCGGCCGACACCTGGCAGATGATCGGTGCGTCGCCGGTTTCCACCGGCCGGCCGGGCGAGTACGACCACTTCATCACGCCGCTCGGCGTGTTCGAACATACGCCCGCCAATATGGATTTCCGTTCCGAGGGCACGCAGAACGAAAACCATATCCGCGGCTACGGCAAACGCGACATGCGGATCTTCGACCTGGGCTGGGCGCAAGGCGAACGAGGCTGGGGCAAAGGCGGCATCTCGCAGATGCGCTTCCAGATGCACGCCACCGACCCCGATCGCCTCGAGCAGGTGCTCGGCATTCGCCACTCGAAGGGCTGCGTGCGGATTCCCGCGTCGTTGAATACCTTTCTCGATCACTACGGCATTCTGGACGCCGGCTATGTCGCGTTGGTCGAATCGGGCAAATCGCTGTGGGTGTTGAAGAGCGATCGCGAGGTCACGCCGTGGGCGGGCCGCTATATCGTCGTGGTGGACTCCGAGCGCAAGAGTCGCCCGGCGTGGTCGCCGCTGCCGGGCGGCAAGGCGCGCGCGAAGGTGCCGGCCGCGGCGGACACGGCGGATTGATTCGTTGCGCCTTTGCCGGCCACGATCACCCTCGCTGCCGCCACACTCACGAGCGCGCCAGCAACACCCCCACCAACGCCACGCCGAACCCTGCAATCTGCACCGGCAGCAACGTCTCGCCGAAGCCGATATACCCTTCGAGCGCGGCGAGCGGCGGGGCGAGAAACATCAGCGCGGTGGCGCGTGCCGCGTCGCCGCGCCGGACCATCCACACCAGCAACGTGACGCCGATACCGGACAGCATGACGATCCCCCACGCCAACGACGCCCACACCGTACTCGAAGCGATCCAGCGATGCTCGCCGAGGACGAGCGCCAGCAGACCCGCGACGAGCGCCGCGCCGAAATTCTGCACCGCGCTTGCGCTGCGGATATCGGCCTTGGCCAGCGACGTCTTCTGAAACAACGTACCCGCTGTAATCGCGCCGACCGCGACGACTGAAATCAGCACGACCAGCCAGGATGGCGCGTTGCCATGCGACGCGGGCACAGCGGCGGATGCCAGCTTCGGTTCGAGCACCAGCGCGACGCCGGCCAGGCCGAGCGCCATGCCGGCCCAGCCACGCCGCGACAGGCGCTCGCCGAACAGCGGCGCCGCGACGGCGGCGGTGGCGAGCGGTTGCAGCGCGCCGAGCAAGGCCATCACGCCGGCGCTGAGTCCTTGCGCCACGGCCCAATAGCCGGCGCCGAGATAAACGCCTTGCAGCAACGCGCCCGCCAGCAGGTGCTTGCCGAGGTCACGCCCGCTCGGCCATGCGGCGCGAGCGCCGAGCGCGACGAGTGCGAAGATCGTCGCCGTGCCGCCGAAGCGCGCGAGCAGAAAGAGATTGGGATCGGCGTAGGGCGTGATCGCGCGGGCGACCACGAAACCGGTCGACCACAACACGACGAACAGCGCGGCGATTGACGAAGCGAGCATCGGAAGAGGTGGTGTGGAAAAACCGCCATCTTGTCGAGGTACACGAAGCGTGTCTTGTTCGAAGCTGCAATCGGTGTGGGTGTACAGGTGAGCATAGGCATAGGCGCCCGCGCCCGCGTCGCGTAGGCATCGGCGTCTGCGTCTGTGTTGCACAGGCGTCCACGCCTTGCAGCCCGTCCACCTCACCACATCAACAAAACCGTCCCCGCCCCCAGCACCCCGCCGCAAACCGCGCACGCCCACAGCAAAACCCGCGTGCGCCGGTATTCACGACCGATATCCGCCATCAGTTCAGCACTCTGCCGCGGCGTACGCGCGCGATCATGCTCATGCTGGAGATAACGCACCGCCAGTTGCGGCACGCGCGGCAGCATATGCGCGAGATGCGGCAACTCACGCGACAGACGCTTGATCCAGCCGCGATGATCGAGATCGCGCCGCGCGATACCCGTCAGCACGCCCCGCGTGATATTCCACGTATCGACGCCCGGATGCAGCGCGCGCGCCAGCATTTCCGCCTGCTGGAACGAGCGTTGCGCACTGGCGAGCCGCCCCGGCACGGCGCCTTCGAACGGCTGCACCGCATGCAGCAGATGATGAAACAGCGACCCCGCCGACCGGTCTTCCGGCGCGGCCGCGAAATGCGCTTCGGCGCGCGTGCGCAATTCGGCTTCGAGCATTTCCGCCCGCGTGTCGTGCGGCACGTGCCCGGCATCGCGATGAATCTCGGCAAGGCGACCGTAATCCTGGTCGAACAGCGCGCTTGCGCCATGCACGAAGAACTCGCGCTCGCCGGTCGACAGACTCGACATGATCGAAAATTCCGCCAGCACGAGACGCCCCAGCGTGTCCGACTCGATGCTCACGCGCACGCGCCGGGAGTCGAGCGTGGCGTGGAAAAAGCCGTGCTCGAACGCCTGCTCGGTCACCACCTCGACGATATGCGCGGCGAGCGGTGCCAGCTTGACGCGATGCGCGTGCAGCCCCGGCAGATCGCTCGCCGGCAGGGTGCTGATGCGCTGCATGGTCAGCGTGTGGTTCGTGCACAGGTCCCAGATCACGTCCGGCACGACGATCCGTTTGTCGCCGTCGAAATGATGGCCGGTCTGGCTCAGATTGGCGGCCTCGGCGCGCAGATCGAAGCGGCGCTGGATGTCGTCGGTAAAACTCTGCGCGAGCGTGCGCAACTGCAAGCGGCGCGCGCGGCCCGAGAGCTTTTCCATCCAGCGCGCGACCCAGCGCAGCAGCGCGAGTTCGTCGCCGATCTGCTGCAACTGGTCGGCGCGCACCAGTTTGATCGCCACTTCGCTATGACCGTTGACCGGCACGAGCAGCCGCGCCAGATGTGTTTGTTCGGCGAAGCCGCCGCGCACCGGCGTCAGATCGACGGCGCTAAACAGGGTGGCGAGCGGACGACCGAACGCGCGCGCCAGCGCCGCTTCGGATTCCGCGGGCGGCAGTGGGGCTTCCATGTGATCGATAGCGTCGATCGCGTCGTGCAACGTGCCCGTGGCGAGTTCGGGCCGTTCGGCGAGCGTCTGCGCAAAGCGGCTGGCGAGCGGGCCGAGTGCCGGCAGCACGCCGTGCAGACTCGCGCCGCTGCCGCTGGACGCGTGCACCCGGCCGACCAGCTGGATCATCCAGTGCAGTTTGTGGTCGGGGGGCGCGGCCAGCCAGATCAGACGCGCGCCGTAGCGCAGCGCGTGGAACAGCAGCAGTAAGCGGCGAAGCAGTGGCGGCATCGGCAGTTCAGTGGGGGGGCGAGGCGGGTTCGGCAATCGTCGGCGCGCGGCCAGGGTGATCAGGTTAGCAGGTCGGCGCGTCAATTGGCGCATCGCCGCGTCACGCGTAATACAATACGCCGGCCTTCTCCAACCGTGGCGAAACCCAAGTGTGCCGGCTCCCGGCCATCCCCCGATGCTCGCAGAACAACGTCATCAATACATCCTGGCGCAAGTCGCCAAAACCGGCGCGCTTTCGGTCGCTGAGCTGGTGCGCGAACTGAACGTGTCGCGCGAGACCATTCGTCGCGATCTGAATGCGCTGGCCGGGCGCGGTCTGCTGGTCACCACCCACGGCGGCGCGCTCTCGAGCGACCGCCGCGAGCCCGATCTCGATACGCGCGAAGCCGCGAACGCCGGCGCGAAGCGCGCCATCGGCGAACGCGCGGCGGAGTTCGTGCCGGACGGTGCGTCGCTGATCGTCGATTCGGGCAGCACCACGCAGGCGGTGGCGCGTGCGCTGCTGGACCGGCATCGGCTCACGGTCTACACGAACGACTGGCGCATCGCGCTGCTGCTCGGCCGGCGCAACGACAATCGCGTCACGCTGCTGGGCGGTGAACTGTCTGAGATCGAAGACGCCACCTTCGGCCTCGACACCGTGCATCAGCTCACGCAGTACCACGCGGATTTCGCGTTCATCGGCGCGGGCGGCATTTCGCCGGACGGCTATCTGACCGACTACAGCCGCATGGCCGCCGAGGTGCGCAGCCGCATGATCGCCGCCGCCGACATGGTGGTGATCGTGGCCGACCATTCGAAGTTCGGCCGTGTGACGCCGGTGCGTATCAACGGGATCGAGTCGGCGCGCTATCTGGTGACCGAGCTGGCGCCCGAGCGCACGCTCGGCAAGACGATCGCGGCGCACGGGCCGGAAATCCTGATCGCCTGAGGCCACGCGGCCTAACGCACCCGGATCCCCAGCCGCACGAGCGTGCGATCGATCGCCGCGACCGCGTTGCGCAGATCGTCCGCGTCGATCGCGCCAATGCAACCCACGCGAAACGTCTCCACCTGCGTCAGCTTGCCGGGATACAGCACATAGCCTTCGTCCCGCACCGCCGAATAGAAATGCGCGAAATTCCAGGCCGGATCGCGCGGCGCATGGAACGTGACGATCACCGGTGCCTGCACCTCGGCTTGTAGAAACGGCTCGAAGCCGAGCGCTTTCATGCCGCTAACCAGCGTCGCGCAGTTCCGCGTATAACGCGCGCCGCGCGCCGGTTGCCCCCCTTCGGCCATGAACTGATCGAGCGCCTCGCGCAACGCGGCGACCACGTGAGTGGGCGGCGTGAAGCGCCACTGCGTCGTTTTCTGCATATAGACATATTGATCGTGCAGATCCAGTGCGAGCGACGGCGAACGTCCTTCGCTCTGTTCGAGCTCGCTGCGGCGCACAATCACAAAGCCCATCCCCGGCACGCCTTCGAGGCATTTGCCGCTCGCCGAGATCAGCGCGTCGATGCCGCTTTGTCGCAGGTCGATCGGCAGCGCGCCGAACGAACTCATCGCGTCGACGATCAGGCGCCTGCCGTGTCGCTGACATACCGCGGCGATATCGTCGAGCGGATTGAGCAGGCCGGCGCTTGTTTCCAGGTGAACCAGCGCGACGTGGCTGATGCGCGAATCGCGATTGAAGGCGTCTTCGACGGCGGCGGCGCTGACCGGTTGGTCCTCGCGCAGCGCCAATTCGACATAAGCGAGCCCCATACGCTGCAATATCCGGATCAGACGGGCACAATACGCGCCGTTGTTCGGCACCAGCACGCAGCCTTGACGCGGCACCAGCGTACCGATGGCCGCTTCGACCGCGAATGTCCCGCTGCCTTGCAGCGGCACGCACACGTAGTCGGTTTCGCCATGCACGATGTTCACCAGCTCGGCGCAGACGCTGTGCGTCATGCGATTGAATGCGGCGTCCCACGAACCCCAGTCGCGCAGCATCGCCTCGCGGGTTCGCGATGAAGTGGTGAGCGGCCCAGGAGTCAGCAGGATCGGGTCGTTGGCAGAGTTCACGCAAGCCTCCGTCGGCAGGGGAAAATTGACGGTTAAAGGAGCTTTAGGGATCGCCACCCGGTCAGGTCGACGAAATGACGATTTGGATATTATTGGCGAATTGTGTCATTTTTTGGAATTTGCCAGAATCGTCATGGCGTTGTCATGGAAACCTGTGATCCTTGCTATGCCCGTTCAGGCATGGCAGTGCAGCGCGAGTCTCGTAGGTGAGCTGTAAGTCTGGCTGAAGAGGAAGCGGCAAAGTTGTCGGCAATCTGCAATGTGCGGATCCGGGCACGACAACTGGCTGCGGGCAACACGCATGCGGCGCGGCGCTACCGCCGTTCAATCACAACAGGTATCGGGACATCCCGACCGTCTGGTTTTTTGCCTTTCGGAGAGAACGACATGACAAAGACGAATTCCCTTCACGCTACCGCCGGTCTCGCACGCAAGCTGTTGCCGGCGCTGGTCGCCGCGGCAGCGTTCGGCGGCACGGCCATCCAGGCTCACGCGGCTGACGCCGTGGTCCTCTACACCGCCGACGGCCTCGAAAACCTTTACAAGGATGTGCTGCCGGCCTTCGAAAAGAAGGAAGGCGTGAAGGTCAACATCGTCACGGCAGGTAGCGGCGAAGTGGTGAACCGCGCCACCATCGAAAAAGATCAGCCGAAGGCCGACGTGATCGTCACGCTGCCGCCGTTCATCCAGCAAGCCGATCAAAGCGGCCTGCTGCAGGCTTATCAGAGCGCCAACTACAAGAACGTGCCGGCCATCGCCAAGGCGCCGAACGGCGCGTGGGCGACCTTCGTGAACAACTATTTCTCGTTCGCGATCAACCCGGAAGTCACGAAGACCCAACCGAAGACGTTCGCCGATCTGCTGCACCCGGACTTCACGGGCAAGATCGCTTACTCGAACCCGGCCACGGCCGGCGACGGCATGGCGGTGATCATCCTGACGTCGTCGCTGATGGGTGAAGACAAGGCGTTCGACTATCTGAAGAAGCTCGAAAACAGCGCCAAGTTCCACACCAAGGGCACGGGCTACCTCGACGTGCTGCTGTCGCGCAACGAAATCGCGGTCGCCAACGGCGATCTGCAAATGGATCTGGACGACGCCGCCAACGGTGGCCTGTCGCTCAAGCCGGTGTTCCTCGCGGCCACGGCCGGCGGCCAGCCGACCACGTTCCAGTTGCCGTACGCGATCGGCCTGATCAAGAACGGTCCGAACCAGGCGGAAGGCAAGAAGCTGATCGACTACCTGATGTCCACGGAAGTGCAGTCGAAGGTGCCGGACATCTTCGGTATTCCGGGCCGCACCGACGTGCCGCTCGCCGGCAAGAACGGCGAAGCCGTCAAGCAGGCGATCGCCGGCGTGAAGCTGATTCCGGTGGACTGGAACCAGGTGATGGCGAAGAAAGCCGACTGGACCGCACGCTGGAAGAACGACGTGATCGGTTCGTCGGGCAAGCAGCTCGACGTGGTCAAGCCGAAGTAAGCGGCGGTTCGTAGCGCGGTTGAACTGCGCGGCTGAACCACGCCGTTGAAGTAACAACGCGGTTGAAGCAATAGCAATAGAGTCAGGCGGCGCCTCCGGGTCTCCCGGGGCGCCGCGTCAGCATTAATCTTGTTGGAGGATGAACCCGGTGAATACGGCCAGTCTTGCTCACCCAGGCGCGCTCGGCGCCTCACCGGACGCGCTCGACGCCGCGCGTTCGACTACGCCGGGCGGCGTGCAGATCGACCATCTGACGGTGCGCTTCGGTTCGCGCACGGTGCTCGACGATCTGTCGTTGACCATTCAGCGCGGCGAACTGCTCACCGTGCTGGGCCGCAGCGGTTGTGGCAAGACCACGTTGTTGCGTTTCATCGCCGGGTTTATCGAAGCGGACGGCTTGTCCGGCACGCTGACCGTGGCCGGTCACGACCTCACGCACGTGCCGCCGCACAAGCGCAATCTGGGTCTGCTGTTCCAGAGCTATGCGCTGTTCCCGCATCTGTCGGTGTTCGATAACGTCGCGTTCGGTTTGCGCGCGCGTCGCACGCCGTCCAAAGACGTCGCACGGCGCGTGGCGGATGCCTTGAAGCTGGTACAGCTCGGCGACGCCGGCCATGTGATGCCCGCACAACTGTCGGGCGGCATGCAGCAGCGCGTGGCGTTGGCCCGCGCGCTGGTGATCGAGCCCGACGTGTTGTTGCTCGACGAACCCCTTTCCGCACTCGACGCCAATCTGCGCGCGTCGGTGCGTTCCGAACTGAAGGCGCTGCACGAGCGCCTGCCGAATCTGACGATCGTCTGCGTGACCCACGATCAGGACGACGCGCTGGTGCTGTCCGACCGCACGCTACTGATGCGCGAAGGCCGCATCGCCCAACTCGGCACGCCGCAGCAGTTGTACGACACACCGAACGACGGCTTCGTCGCGCGCTATCTGGGCGCGGCCAATCTGCTGCCGCCGCAGGTCGCCTTCGGCATGGGCGACGTGCGTTACAACGAACGCGACCGGGTCGCCTGTCTGCGTCCGGAAGCGTTGCGCATCGTGCCGCTCGGCGAAGGTCAATTGCACGGCGCGATTACCTCGGTCGAATGGTATGGCGCGGTGTTGTCGGTATCGGTCGTGCTGGACGCCATGCCCAACGAGCCGGTGCTGGTCCAGATGCAGCGCGGCCACGGCATGATGCCGGAGAAGGGCGCGCGTGTTTCCCTGCATTACGAGGCTGACGATGTCGTCCTTATCAACCCCTGATACCTCCGATTCGCTCCGCGCAGCGGCCGCCGCCGATGCCGCCGCGGCCCGCCGCCGCGCCAGCGCGGCTTCGCACACGGCGGCGGTGAAGCGGCGCGAACGCAGGGCGCAATGGCACCTGCTGTTCATCGCGGTGGTGGTGCTCGGCCCGCTGGTGATCTATCCGCTGATCCGTCTCGTGCTGCTGAGCCTGACCGGCGCGCACGGCTTGAGCGTGCAGGCGTACGCGCAGTTCTTCGGCAATCCGGAAACGCGCGGCGTGATCGGCACGACGCTGTGGATTCTGTTCGCGAGCGCCGGGCTGGCTTCGCTGCTCGGCGTGGCGCTGGCTTCGCTGCTGTTTTTCAAGCCGTTTCCGGGCGCGCGCATGGTCACGCGCTTTCTCGAACTGTTCGTCGCGTTCCCGTCGTTTCTGGTCGCGTTCACGCTGATCTTTCTGTACGGCTCGCAAGGCTCGGTCAGCATCGGCTTGCAGCGGCTGTTTCATCTGCAGGCGCCGCCGCTCGATTTCCTGTTCGGTGTGGGCGGCGTGATTCTCGCGGAAGTGGTGTTCTACGCGCCGTTCGTCGTGCGTCCCACGCTGGCCTCGTTCGCCACGCTCGACATGCGTCTGATCGAAGCCGCGCGCAGCCTCGGCGCGAGCACCTGGATGGTCGCGTTCAAAGTGATCCTGCCGCTCGCGTGGCCGGGCATCGCGGCCGGCACGATCCTGTGTTTTCTGCTCACGTTGAACGAGTTCGGCATTCTGCTCGTGCTCGGCAGCGCGCATCTGATCACGCTGCCGGTGGCGATCTATAGCTCTGCCACGGTCGATCTCGATCTGCCGACCGCCGCCGCCGGCGCGGTCGTGATGCTGATCATGTCTTTGTCGCTGTACGCGTTGTACCGCCAGGTCAACCGTCGCAAGGTGAAAGGAGCGGGCCATGGCCGTTGAACTCGACCCGACCGTTTTGCCGGTCATGCACAAGAAAGCGCGGCCGGTGCGCCGCAGTCTGCTCACACGCCTGCTCGGCGGTCTGTTTCTCGGCTTCGCCGCGCTGCTGTGTTTCTGGTTGTTCGTGTTGCCGGTGCTGGTCGTCGCGTTGTCGAGCGTGGCCGCGCACTGGTCCGGCACGATCCTGCCGGACGGCTTCAGCATGCGCTGGTTCGAGCGCCTCGGTTCGAGCGACTTCGACGCGCTCACCACCAGCCTCGAAATCGGTATGGGCGTCGCGGTACTCGGCACGATTGTCGGCCTGTGGCTCGCGCTGGCGCTCGAAGGGCGCGACCGCCGCGGTCTCGGCGCCTTGGTCGACACCATCGCGATGATGCCCAACGGGGTGCCGAGCGTGGTGCTCGGGCTCGCCGTGCTGATCGCGTATCACAAGCGGCCGCTCGATCTGTCGAGCTCGGCGGCGATCGTCGTGTTCGTGCAGCTCGCGCTGGTGCTGCCGTTCTGCTACCGCTGCGCGGCCGCCGCGCTGCGCCCCGAGTTGACGATTCTGCGCGAAGCGGCCGCGAGCCTCGGTGCGCCGCCGTCGATGGTGCTGCGCCGCGTCGTGTTGCCGCAACTGGTGCCGGCCATCCGCGCCAGCCTCGCGCTCGGCTTCGCGTTGTCGCTCGGTGAACTCGGCGCCACGCTCACCGTGTATCCGCCGGGCTTCGCGACGGTGCCGATCGTCGTGGTCGGTCAGGTGGAGCGCGGCTACTACCTGCCGGCCTCCGCGCTATCGCTGATTCTGCTGATGGTCTCGCTCGCCGCGTTGCTGTTGATCGCCGCGCGCGTGCCGCGTCGCCGGGCAGACTGACGAACCTCTTTCGGGAAGAGTGCGGGCGTGCCGCCGTCGCGCGTCGGCACATTTCGATGTGGCAAAATTTGTCAAAATGACCGAATATATGCAAACGTCTTCAGTCGATCCGATCGACGTGGTGCGCAGGCATTCGTTGACCACGCTGGTCCGCGACGAAATCGAACGGCACATCGTCGAAGGCGCGCTGACACCCGGCGACAAACTCAATGAAGCCGACTGGGCCGCGCGTTTGCAGGTATCGCGCGGACCGGTGCGCGAAGCGTTTCGCGCGCTGGAGCAGGCCGGTCTCGTGCGTACTGAGAAGAATCGCGGGGTGTTCGTGCGGACGGTGTCGCTGGCTGAAGCGGATGAGATTTACGCGGTGCGCGCGGTGCTCGAAGAGGCGGCGTGCCGGATGCTGGCGGCGCGTATCGACGCCCGCCAGCTCGCGGTCTTGCGCGATTGGCTCGACGCGATGCGCGCGGCGCTCGACACGCAGGATCACGACGCGTACGCGCGCGCCAACGTGGGGTTTCACGATGGGCTGGTGGCGGCGTCGGGCAATCTGAAGCTGTATGAGACGTATCGCAGGCTGGTCAGCGAATTGAGTCTGTTCCGGCGTGCCGCGCTGGAGGTGCATGCGAGCGCGATGGAGCGCTCGCTGGCCGAACATCGCGCGATTCTCACGGCGCTCGCGTCGCGCGACGCCGAGCAGGCCGCGGCGCTGATGCGCGCGCATGTGAGCGGCGGCCAGCAGCGCGCGCATGCGGCGTGCGAGGCGGTCTGCGAAGTGACGGGGCAGTCGGGCGCGGTGCGGATATCGCCGACGTCGAACGAGTGAGAGTCCTGGCAACCTGAATACAACGCGCGTGGCGCGCAAGCAAGCATGGAAGGCAACGATGGCAGACGCAAACCTGAACGCAAGCCCGAACGCAAACCTCAACGCGAGCGAACCTACGATCGACGTCAACGGCCGCCGCTACCGGCTGCCTACGCAGCCGACGGTCGTGGTGTGCGTCGACGGCTGCGAGTTCGATTACCTCGAAGCCGCGGTCGCGGCCGGCGTCGCGCCGTTCATCGGCACGATGCTCAAAGGCGGCGCCGCGTTCAAGGGCGACTGCGTGATCCCGTCGTTCACCAACCCGAACAACCTGTCGATCGTCTGCGGCGTGCCGCCGTCGGTGCACGGCATTTGCGGCAATTACTTCTGGGACCCGGACGCGAACGGCGGCGAGGGCGCGGAGGTGATGATGAACGACCCCGCCTATCTGCGCGCGGGCACCTTGCTGGCCGCCGCCGCTGATGCGGGCGCGGCCGTCGCCGTGGTTACCGCGAAAGACAAACTGCGCCGTCTGCTCGGCTGGCAACTGAAGGGCATCTGCTTCTCGGCGGAGAAAGCCGACAAGGTCTCGCTCGAAGAAAACGGTATCGGCGAAGTCCTCGATCTGG
This genomic stretch from Paraburkholderia bryophila harbors:
- a CDS encoding phosphonate utilization associated transcriptional regulator — protein: MTEYMQTSSVDPIDVVRRHSLTTLVRDEIERHIVEGALTPGDKLNEADWAARLQVSRGPVREAFRALEQAGLVRTEKNRGVFVRTVSLAEADEIYAVRAVLEEAACRMLAARIDARQLAVLRDWLDAMRAALDTQDHDAYARANVGFHDGLVAASGNLKLYETYRRLVSELSLFRRAALEVHASAMERSLAEHRAILTALASRDAEQAAALMRAHVSGGQQRAHAACEAVCEVTGQSGAVRISPTSNE